In the genome of Brachypodium distachyon strain Bd21 chromosome 3, Brachypodium_distachyon_v3.0, whole genome shotgun sequence, the window ccgccgccgccgcagcgccttCCGGCTCAAGCCCCAGTTTCCCACCCATggcgaagaagaggaagcGTAGCTCCGATGCTACCGCCCCTGCCGCCGTACCGAAGCCCGACGACTCTGCGCCGGAGCGGCCGGAGCGCACCCTCTTCGGGTTCAAGGACGACTCCGCCGCCGAGCCTGCTTCTAAGGACGGCGGCCCCGTGGGGCCCTTCTTCCGGAACAAGGAGAAGGTGCTCATTACGTGCTCCCGCCGCATAGTCTACAGGTGAGCGCGCCGCCCGTAGTTGTTCGGAGTCATGTGGCGGCTGTTTAGGTGGATTGGTGTGTGTAAGTGTTCGATTGGGTTTGTGTCTTCGTAGGTACCGGCATCTGATGCAGAACATGGTGTCGCTGCTGCCGCACGCCAAGAAGGATAGCAAGGTGGAGGCGAAGCAGAGCAAGGGCAGCGCGCTGAACGAGCTGGTCGAGCTCAGGAGCTGCTCGAGCTGCCTCTTCTTCGAGGTATAACCCATGTACTCCGTTCGCCGCTTGCTTGTTGGAAATGGTTTAGCTTCGGCACTATAAGAGAACCACATGATGTAAACATTATAGGCTGCaaaatcatactccctccgttactaaatacttgtcgctgttttagtgcaacaagtatttaggaacggagggagtactatgttTAGAATGGGATTAGTTGCGGTTTCTGCAGCTAAATCAGATTAGGTTTGTTCCTTATTTTGGTTCTCGTCTTAACTGTGTAACAAAACGGTAACTTCTACATTCTTTTTGGTGATAGCAGCCTAAGAGTCACCCACAATTGGAAAATTTTGATCAGCAGTAGAGTTCTTCTTTCTCCAAAGAGTCATGCACTAGAGTTCTTATACTGATGCTTCTTCAACATGTATATTGCAGTGTAGAAAATCAAAAGATCTTTACCTTTGGATGGTGAAGTCTCCAGCAGGGCCATCAGTGAAATTTCTAGTCAATGCCGGTATGTCCTTACATGCCAATAGTTGTTATCCAGTTGCTTTACTATGCATCGCATCACATATATTTATAATTTGTATACCCTTAACAATCCTGTAACATTCACATGCAGTTCACACTATGGAGGAACTGAAGCTCACTGGTAACCATCTGAAAGGGTCA includes:
- the LOC100822978 gene encoding ribosome biogenesis protein BRX1 homolog 1, yielding MAKKRKRSSDATAPAAVPKPDDSAPERPERTLFGFKDDSAAEPASKDGGPVGPFFRNKEKVLITCSRRIVYRYRHLMQNMVSLLPHAKKDSKVEAKQSKGSALNELVELRSCSSCLFFECRKSKDLYLWMVKSPAGPSVKFLVNAVHTMEELKLTGNHLKGSRPLLTFSSNFDQQPHWKLLKEMITQIFATPKDHRKAKPFHDHVFVFSIVDDHIWFRNYQISVPHNEIDKVDKGGLDKMTLVEVGPRFCLNPIKIFGGSFGGPVLYENPFYVSPNQIRALEKRKKAGKYATKVKAKVRRKMHEMENTLEPDEFADLWKGED